A stretch of the Vitis vinifera cultivar Pinot Noir 40024 chromosome 16, ASM3070453v1 genome encodes the following:
- the LOC100249794 gene encoding transcription factor bHLH118 encodes MFPLQQCYELSDDEIFSLLQQQHINQQDPSHASMEGSNLPKNTEKSPRKKELLATPGDNDGNTSGGDRKIMRRDMERQRRQEMANLNASLRSLLPIEYIKGKRSISDHMHEAVNYINDLQMKIQDLGNKRDALKRQCNMSASHLESRSSEICPPNCVVVSPCLGGVEILVSGGFREEGLLSRVMELLFEERLSVVSCVSTKVNEGLLHTINCKVADPSCVDLSMLQQKLLDAANPSF; translated from the exons ATGTTCCCTTTACAACAATGCTATGAGTTGTCTGATGATGAAATCTTCTCTCTTCTCCAGCAACAACATATAAATCAACAAGATCCGAGTCATGCTTCAATGGAGGGAAGTAATCTTCCCAAGAATACGGAAAAGAGCCCTAGAAAAAAGGAATTATTAGCTACTCCAGGCGACAATGATGGCAATACCAGTGGTGGTGACAGGAAGATCATGCGTAGGGACATGGAAAGGCAAAGGCGCCAAGAGATGGCAAATCTGAATGCTTCTCTTCGATCACTACTCCCCATTGAATATATAAAG GGAAAACGTTCAATATCTGATCACATGCATGAAGCTGTGAATTACATAAATGACCTGCAGATGAAGATTCAAGATTTAGGTAACAAGAGAGACGCGTTGAAAAGGCAGTGTAATATGAGCGCTTCTCACTTGGAGAGTAGAAGCTCGGAGATCTGTCCGCCTAACTGTGTTGTGGTCTCCCCATGTTTGGGTGGTGTGGAGATTCTGGTCAGTGGTGGATTCAGAGAGGAAGGGTTACTATCCAGAGTGATGGAATTACTGTTTGAAGAAAGGCTTAGTGTTGTTAGTTGTGTTTCCACCAAAGTAAATGAAGGGTTGCTTCACACCATCAATTGCAAG GTTGCTGATCCCTCATGTGTTGATCTTTCTATGCTGCAGCAGAAACTGTTGGATGCTGCGAATCCATCTTTCTGA